A single genomic interval of uncultured Desulfobacter sp. harbors:
- the tkt gene encoding transketolase translates to MADAENNNQDQLTVNTIRALCMDMVQKANSGHPGAPMGLAPAAYVVFKHFLKQNPANPSWVDRDRFVLSGGHASSLLYALLYLFGYGLTLDDLKNFRQWGSKTPGHPEYGDTPGVETTTGPLGQGVANAVGMAIAERHMADRFNKEEQSLIDHYTYAVCGDGDLMEGVAMEAVSLAGHLGLGRLILIYDDNEITIEGKTSITFTENIRAKFDAMNWHVVEVADGNDLGAIEKAIQSAKDAVSRPSLIKISTHIAYGSPSKQDSPDAHGSPLGEEEIKVVKKFYGLPEDKDFYVPDDVMANTRKALAYGEQYEKTWQEVFAEFKNLYPEEANLFVDAITGFLTKGWDKDIPVFKPEDGPVATRAASGTVLNAIAPNLPALMGGSADLAPSNKTYMTCAEEFQKEAWGGRNIRFGVREHAMGAIMSGMYLHGGVRPFGGTFLVFADYMRPAIRVASLMRLPIIYVFTHDSVAVGEDGPTHQPVEHVAALRAIPGLNVIRPADANETAFAWKKALGTLNGPTALVLSRQKLPTLDLSNSDGDMIWGGYTVRSAGKTPDMLIIATGSEVHISVAAAEILEKEHNIKASVVSLLSWELFEKAPEAYKERMLPAAVTKRLTVEAGITMGWEKYAGSQGKSISIDRFGASAPGGTVLKEFGFSVENIVKTALEM, encoded by the coding sequence ATGGCTGATGCCGAAAACAACAACCAAGACCAGCTCACCGTCAACACCATCCGCGCTCTGTGCATGGACATGGTCCAGAAAGCCAACTCAGGGCATCCCGGTGCCCCCATGGGCCTGGCACCTGCCGCCTATGTGGTTTTCAAACACTTTTTAAAACAGAATCCGGCCAATCCCTCCTGGGTGGACCGGGACCGTTTTGTTTTGTCCGGCGGGCATGCCTCCTCTTTGTTGTACGCTCTTTTATATTTGTTCGGCTACGGGTTGACCCTGGATGACTTAAAAAATTTTAGACAATGGGGCTCCAAAACCCCGGGACATCCCGAGTATGGTGATACCCCGGGCGTGGAAACCACCACCGGCCCCCTTGGACAGGGCGTGGCCAATGCCGTGGGTATGGCCATTGCCGAACGCCATATGGCGGATCGGTTCAACAAGGAAGAGCAGAGTCTGATTGATCATTACACCTATGCCGTCTGCGGCGACGGGGATCTCATGGAAGGGGTGGCTATGGAGGCCGTTTCCCTGGCAGGGCATCTGGGTCTTGGGCGTTTGATCCTCATTTATGATGACAATGAAATCACCATCGAAGGCAAAACCAGCATCACATTCACCGAAAACATCAGGGCCAAATTCGACGCCATGAACTGGCATGTGGTCGAGGTGGCGGATGGTAACGATCTTGGTGCCATTGAAAAAGCGATTCAGTCAGCCAAGGATGCCGTTTCCAGGCCCTCATTGATAAAAATCAGTACGCATATTGCTTATGGCAGCCCCAGCAAACAGGATTCACCGGATGCCCACGGTTCTCCCCTGGGTGAAGAAGAGATCAAGGTGGTGAAAAAATTCTACGGACTGCCCGAAGATAAGGATTTTTATGTGCCTGATGACGTTATGGCAAATACGCGCAAGGCACTTGCATATGGGGAACAGTATGAGAAAACCTGGCAGGAGGTGTTTGCAGAATTTAAGAACCTGTATCCCGAAGAAGCCAATTTGTTTGTGGATGCCATCACAGGATTTTTAACCAAAGGATGGGACAAGGATATTCCTGTGTTTAAGCCCGAGGACGGGCCTGTGGCCACGCGGGCTGCCTCCGGCACGGTGCTCAACGCCATCGCACCCAACCTGCCGGCTCTGATGGGCGGCTCTGCCGACCTTGCGCCTTCCAATAAAACCTATATGACCTGTGCCGAGGAATTCCAGAAAGAAGCGTGGGGCGGCAGAAACATTCGTTTCGGCGTCCGGGAGCATGCCATGGGCGCCATCATGAGCGGCATGTACCTGCATGGCGGGGTCCGGCCTTTTGGCGGCACCTTCCTGGTATTTGCCGACTACATGCGGCCGGCCATCCGGGTGGCATCCCTGATGCGTCTGCCCATCATCTATGTGTTTACCCATGACTCCGTGGCTGTGGGTGAAGACGGTCCCACCCATCAGCCGGTGGAGCATGTGGCGGCGCTGCGGGCTATTCCCGGTCTTAATGTTATTCGTCCGGCAGACGCCAATGAAACGGCCTTTGCCTGGAAAAAGGCCCTGGGCACCCTGAACGGCCCAACGGCATTGGTTCTTTCCCGGCAGAAACTGCCCACCCTGGATTTGTCCAATTCAGACGGAGATATGATATGGGGCGGATACACCGTAAGAAGTGCGGGCAAGACCCCTGATATGCTGATAATTGCCACGGGCTCGGAGGTTCACATCAGCGTGGCAGCCGCGGAGATTTTGGAAAAAGAGCACAACATCAAGGCTTCTGTGGTCTCCCTGCTCTCCTGGGAACTGTTTGAAAAAGCACCGGAAGCATATAAGGAAAGAATGCTCCCTGCCGCTGTCACCAAACGATTGACCGTTGAAGCAGGTATTACCATGGGGTGGGAAAAGTATGCCGGCAGCCAGGGCAAGAGCATCAGCATCGACCGGTTCGGCGCATCAGCCCCCGGCGGTACAGTGCTCAAAGAGTTTGGTTTTTCCGTGGAGAACATCGTAAAAACCGCTTTGGAAATGTAG
- a CDS encoding secondary thiamine-phosphate synthase enzyme YjbQ, with translation MQFSVKTGARTQMIDITAQVRDIVRQSGTNNGLVHVFSMHTTGAVTINENADPAVPEDILSCINKVIPFDDNFKHMEGNSAAHIKVSLFGPSETVALENGKLVLGTWQSLFFCEFDGPRTRKINVTIISA, from the coding sequence ATGCAGTTTTCAGTTAAAACCGGGGCCAGGACCCAAATGATAGACATTACCGCCCAGGTCCGGGACATTGTCCGGCAGTCCGGCACGAACAACGGACTTGTGCATGTCTTTTCCATGCACACCACAGGGGCTGTGACCATTAATGAAAATGCTGATCCGGCGGTGCCTGAGGATATTTTATCCTGCATCAACAAGGTGATCCCCTTTGATGACAATTTTAAACATATGGAAGGCAATTCAGCGGCCCATATAAAGGTCAGCCTGTTCGGGCCGTCTGAAACCGTTGCCCTTGAAAATGGAAAACTGGTTCTGGGAACCTGGCAAAGTCTTTTTTTCTGCGAGTTTGACGGGCCCAGAACCCGAAAAATTAACGTGACAATTATTAGCGCATAA
- a CDS encoding Fic family protein, with amino-acid sequence MIRDLQGKYINISTVGEKAQAFVPAPLPPVPSIEWSSELREKFDQALLALGRLDSVSVLLPDTSLFLYMYVRKEAVLSSMIEGTQSSLSDLLMFEFEHQPGVPLDDVQEVSNYVAALNHGIRRLGENFPLSLRLLKEIHGVLLSKGRGKECNPGEFRRSQNWIGGSRPGNAAFVPPPPEHLQECMGKLELFLHDQPEKTPVLIKAALAHVQFETIHPFLDGNGRLGRLMITLLLCSEKVLKEPMLYLSFYFKTYRRRYYELLNEVRLTGDWEAWLDFFADAVIHTATKAVETAQQLMKLSAEDGLRISGMKRISGSAHLVHKAMLERPMASPNWVQEKTQLSPATVNACLRELEHIGIVKEITGQKRNRLYSYAEYIRIMSEGTELPR; translated from the coding sequence ATGATCAGAGACCTGCAAGGCAAATATATCAATATATCGACAGTTGGAGAAAAGGCTCAGGCATTCGTTCCAGCCCCGTTGCCACCGGTGCCTTCAATTGAATGGTCATCTGAACTTCGAGAAAAATTTGACCAGGCTCTATTGGCCCTTGGCCGGCTGGACAGTGTCTCCGTACTGCTTCCTGACACATCCCTTTTTCTTTATATGTATGTGCGCAAAGAAGCCGTGCTATCTTCTATGATCGAGGGCACCCAGTCATCACTTTCAGACCTGCTGATGTTTGAATTTGAACATCAACCCGGAGTTCCCTTAGATGATGTGCAGGAAGTAAGCAACTATGTTGCCGCTCTTAATCATGGCATCAGAAGACTTGGAGAAAATTTTCCTCTTTCGCTCAGATTACTCAAAGAGATTCATGGTGTATTGCTATCGAAAGGTCGCGGCAAAGAATGTAATCCTGGTGAATTTCGAAGAAGCCAGAACTGGATTGGAGGAAGTCGCCCTGGTAATGCCGCTTTCGTACCCCCACCTCCTGAACATCTTCAGGAATGTATGGGAAAACTGGAGTTGTTTCTGCATGATCAGCCGGAAAAGACTCCGGTGCTGATTAAGGCAGCATTAGCACATGTCCAGTTTGAAACCATCCATCCGTTCCTTGATGGTAATGGTCGTCTTGGCCGCCTGATGATTACGCTATTGCTGTGCTCTGAAAAAGTCCTTAAGGAACCAATGCTATATCTCAGTTTTTATTTCAAAACATACCGGAGACGTTATTATGAACTTCTCAATGAAGTCCGGCTGACCGGTGACTGGGAGGCGTGGCTCGATTTCTTTGCCGATGCTGTTATTCATACTGCAACAAAGGCCGTTGAAACAGCTCAGCAACTGATGAAACTGTCCGCCGAAGATGGGCTGCGCATCAGCGGAATGAAACGGATATCCGGTTCGGCCCACCTTGTTCATAAGGCAATGCTGGAACGCCCAATGGCGTCTCCGAATTGGGTCCAGGAGAAGACGCAGCTGTCACCAGCCACGGTCAATGCCTGCCTGCGTGAACTTGAACACATTGGGATAGTGAAAGAAATAACCGGCCAGAAGCGCAATCGCCTTTATTCTTATGCAGAGTACATCCGAATTATGAGCGAAGGGACCGAGTTGCCCCGTTAA
- a CDS encoding dihydroorotate dehydrogenase-like protein, whose protein sequence is MDLSTTYLGLPLKNPVIVGSSGLTDSPEKIKEWEKNGAAAVVLKSLFEEEIIFEYEEVLKEVKNTGYNMEQFDYYDFVLKKKKLDAYLALIEDAKKAVSIPVIASVNCVYSHEWTAFADKIQDAGADAIELNMFFLPSDMNRTSQEMEERYLKVINALTARVSIPVSVKISYHFSSLGQMIKAISDTGVSGMVLFNRFFNPDIDIERLEIKPSFVFSAPSDIAMPLRWIALMYHRVNCDLAASTGVHDGDAVIKQILAGARAVQVVSALYKNRTGTIPAMLDRLTGWMGDKGYGSLSDFRGKLSHVKAEDPAVLERVQFMKYYA, encoded by the coding sequence ATGGATTTATCCACGACTTATTTAGGTTTACCTTTAAAAAATCCCGTAATCGTCGGCAGTTCAGGACTGACGGATAGCCCTGAAAAAATAAAGGAATGGGAAAAAAACGGTGCCGCGGCAGTGGTTCTCAAGTCCCTGTTTGAGGAAGAGATTATCTTTGAATACGAGGAAGTATTAAAGGAAGTAAAGAATACCGGGTACAACATGGAGCAGTTTGATTACTATGATTTTGTACTCAAAAAAAAGAAGCTGGATGCCTACCTCGCACTGATTGAAGACGCGAAAAAGGCTGTATCCATCCCTGTCATTGCCAGCGTAAATTGTGTATATTCCCATGAATGGACGGCCTTTGCCGATAAAATCCAGGATGCCGGGGCAGATGCCATCGAGCTTAACATGTTTTTCCTACCGTCGGATATGAACCGGACAAGCCAGGAAATGGAGGAACGGTATCTTAAGGTCATCAATGCCCTGACTGCCAGGGTCAGCATTCCGGTATCCGTAAAAATCAGCTATCATTTCTCCAGCCTGGGGCAGATGATCAAAGCAATATCGGATACAGGGGTATCAGGCATGGTCCTGTTTAACCGGTTCTTCAACCCGGATATTGATATTGAAAGGTTGGAAATCAAACCATCTTTCGTATTCAGCGCCCCGTCGGACATTGCCATGCCCCTGCGCTGGATTGCATTGATGTACCACCGGGTGAACTGCGACCTGGCAGCCTCCACAGGTGTACACGACGGGGATGCAGTCATTAAACAGATCCTTGCCGGGGCCCGGGCCGTACAGGTGGTCTCTGCCCTGTATAAAAACCGCACGGGAACCATACCGGCCATGCTTGACAGGTTAACCGGCTGGATGGGGGACAAAGGGTATGGATCCCTTTCCGATTTCAGGGGAAAACTCAGCCATGTCAAGGCAGAGGATCCTGCGGTGCTGGAACGGGTCCAGTTCATGAAATATTACGCTTGA
- the acnA gene encoding aconitate hydratase AcnA, whose translation MDQDKFGSKDHLKLSNGSAQFYKLENLEKQGIGHVSRLPFSIKILLEQTLRNLDHFQVNEDDIVALANWQPKQKSEKEIPFKPARVVLQDLTGVPALVDLAALRTSMSQLGGNPAVINPKIPVDLIIDHSIQVDSFGMPNSLQINMEKEFERNRERYEFLKWGQKNFKNMRIFPPGVGIVHQANLEFLANVVQMKDNICFSDTLVGTDSHTPMVNSLGVLGWGVGGIEAESVMLGQPIYMQIPEVVGFKLTGKMNPGTTATDLVFRVVQILRDVGVVEKFVEFYGDGLSGLSLPDRATISNMAPEYGATIGFFPTDAETLHYLKGTGRSPEVIERVEHYCKAQGLFRTDGMSPPEFSDEIELDLSTIEPSLAGPKRPQDRIGLSDMKHAWAKSLTASVSQQGYELKESELSSQAEISLPKSEKPFTLAHGSVVLAAITSCTNTSNPFVMIAAGLLAKKAVEKGLTTKPWVKTSLAPGSRIVTDYLQQSKLDGFLEQLGFFTVGYGCTSCIGNSGPFPEPISNAIIDKDLVVASVLSGNRNFEGRVHALTKANYLASPPLVVAYAIAGTININLSEDPLGMDRNGHPVYLKDIWPNSNEIAELTSLITPDMYIQRYSNFETLSPLWNEIPTKGDEVYAWDESSTYIRNPPFFLNMSKEIEPIRDIVDAKVLVKVGDSVTTDHISPAGAIAHNSPAAAYLLEHEIQQADFNSYGSRRGNDQVMVRGTFANIRLRNQLAPGTEGGITTYLPTGEQMSIFDASRKYKASGTPLIVLAGKEYGTGSSRDWAAKGTYLLGVKAVIATSYERIHRSNLLGMGVLPLQFKDGNSPDALGLTGKESYSILGLSDGIKPGQELTLKVDDQEIPVVLRLDTPVEIEYYQNGGILHTVLRNFIRDVG comes from the coding sequence ATGGATCAAGACAAATTTGGCAGTAAAGATCACCTCAAGCTATCTAATGGGTCTGCGCAGTTCTATAAACTTGAAAATTTGGAAAAGCAAGGCATAGGACATGTTTCTCGCCTGCCTTTTTCAATTAAGATATTATTGGAGCAGACCCTGCGCAACTTGGACCACTTCCAAGTGAATGAGGATGATATCGTCGCGTTGGCAAATTGGCAACCTAAACAAAAATCCGAAAAAGAGATCCCTTTTAAGCCGGCCCGGGTTGTTCTGCAAGACTTAACAGGCGTTCCCGCTCTGGTTGATTTAGCCGCCTTACGAACATCCATGAGCCAATTAGGAGGGAATCCTGCTGTTATTAACCCCAAAATACCAGTGGATCTAATTATTGATCACTCCATTCAAGTGGACTCGTTTGGCATGCCAAACTCCCTGCAGATCAATATGGAAAAGGAATTTGAACGTAACCGGGAAAGATATGAATTCCTGAAATGGGGACAAAAAAACTTTAAAAATATGAGGATATTCCCTCCCGGCGTGGGCATTGTACATCAGGCGAACCTGGAGTTTTTGGCCAATGTCGTGCAAATGAAAGATAACATCTGTTTTTCGGATACACTGGTTGGAACCGATTCCCACACGCCAATGGTGAACAGTTTAGGCGTGTTAGGCTGGGGCGTGGGTGGCATTGAAGCTGAATCCGTCATGCTGGGACAACCCATTTATATGCAGATCCCTGAAGTTGTAGGATTCAAATTAACCGGAAAAATGAACCCCGGAACCACAGCCACGGATTTGGTTTTTAGAGTTGTTCAAATCTTAAGAGATGTGGGTGTGGTGGAAAAATTTGTTGAATTTTATGGTGACGGCCTGTCAGGTCTTAGTCTTCCTGATAGAGCCACAATATCCAACATGGCGCCCGAATATGGTGCGACCATCGGGTTCTTCCCCACAGACGCTGAAACGTTGCACTATTTAAAAGGCACCGGCAGAAGCCCTGAAGTCATTGAAAGAGTGGAGCATTACTGCAAAGCCCAAGGTCTATTCAGAACCGACGGAATGTCCCCTCCTGAGTTTTCAGATGAAATTGAGCTGGATCTTTCCACCATCGAGCCGTCGTTGGCAGGCCCCAAACGTCCCCAGGATCGCATCGGATTGTCGGATATGAAGCATGCCTGGGCAAAAAGCTTAACAGCATCCGTTAGCCAACAAGGATATGAGTTAAAAGAGAGCGAGCTGTCTTCCCAAGCAGAGATAAGCCTTCCCAAATCAGAAAAGCCTTTTACCCTGGCACACGGATCGGTTGTACTTGCCGCCATCACCTCCTGTACGAATACCAGCAATCCATTTGTCATGATTGCTGCCGGATTACTCGCCAAAAAAGCGGTTGAAAAGGGGCTAACAACAAAACCATGGGTCAAAACATCACTGGCACCTGGATCAAGGATTGTCACCGATTACCTGCAGCAATCAAAACTTGACGGCTTTTTAGAACAACTTGGCTTTTTTACGGTGGGATATGGCTGTACAAGCTGTATTGGAAATTCCGGCCCCTTCCCGGAACCCATTAGCAACGCGATAATAGACAAAGACCTGGTCGTTGCCTCTGTCCTTTCCGGAAACCGTAATTTTGAAGGCAGGGTCCACGCGCTCACAAAAGCCAATTATCTGGCAAGCCCTCCCCTTGTTGTTGCTTATGCAATCGCAGGAACCATTAATATCAATCTCTCGGAAGATCCCTTGGGGATGGACCGGAATGGGCACCCGGTCTACCTGAAAGATATTTGGCCGAACTCAAACGAAATCGCAGAGCTTACCTCACTGATCACGCCTGACATGTATATACAACGGTATAGCAATTTTGAAACACTATCTCCGCTTTGGAACGAAATTCCAACCAAGGGAGATGAAGTTTATGCATGGGATGAATCTTCAACCTATATCAGAAATCCTCCTTTTTTCTTGAATATGAGTAAAGAGATAGAACCTATCCGTGATATCGTTGACGCCAAGGTGCTGGTTAAGGTTGGGGACTCGGTCACCACCGACCATATTTCACCTGCCGGAGCCATCGCGCACAACAGCCCTGCCGCGGCGTATCTGCTTGAGCATGAAATCCAACAGGCGGATTTCAATTCATATGGTTCCAGAAGAGGAAATGACCAGGTGATGGTCAGGGGCACCTTTGCCAACATCAGATTAAGGAACCAGCTTGCTCCGGGGACAGAAGGCGGCATCACCACCTATCTTCCTACCGGGGAACAGATGTCAATATTTGACGCATCCCGGAAATACAAAGCGTCCGGAACACCGTTGATTGTTTTAGCCGGCAAGGAATATGGAACGGGATCTTCACGGGACTGGGCCGCCAAGGGGACTTATCTTTTAGGCGTCAAAGCGGTTATTGCCACCAGCTACGAAAGAATTCACAGATCCAATCTACTGGGAATGGGCGTCTTGCCCTTGCAGTTTAAAGATGGGAACTCCCCGGACGCCCTGGGGCTGACCGGAAAAGAATCCTATTCCATTTTGGGACTAAGTGATGGGATTAAACCCGGCCAGGAATTAACGCTAAAAGTGGATGACCAGGAAATTCCGGTTGTGCTTAGATTGGATACGCCTGTGGAAATTGAGTACTATCAGAACGGGGGGATTCTGCATACAGTATTAAGAAACTTTATTAGGGACGTCGGTTAA
- a CDS encoding TrkA family potassium uptake protein produces MKQFLIIGLGNFGFYLATHLYRKGHDVMAIDKNPVLVQSIKDDVTQAVVADATDAGTLKELGVKNVDTAVVGIGSVLGDSILAVLNLQELGVAHIVAKAISDPHKKVLEKLGVEDIIFPEKDTALSMARQLDNPNLIDYLPFMEGYGIIELPVPGKFVGKTLKQINLTNRYGVQIVAIKGLDAEHTRFSPHADHILNQGEILILLGPEKGLDTLKTATKK; encoded by the coding sequence ATGAAACAGTTTCTGATTATCGGCCTGGGAAATTTCGGATTTTACCTGGCCACACATTTATACCGCAAGGGCCATGATGTCATGGCCATAGATAAAAATCCTGTTCTTGTACAATCCATTAAAGACGATGTCACCCAGGCGGTGGTTGCGGATGCTACGGATGCCGGCACCCTTAAAGAGCTCGGCGTCAAAAATGTGGACACGGCCGTGGTAGGCATTGGCTCAGTGCTCGGAGATTCCATCCTTGCGGTGCTCAACCTTCAGGAACTTGGTGTCGCGCATATTGTGGCCAAAGCCATAAGTGATCCCCACAAAAAAGTTTTGGAAAAGCTGGGCGTTGAAGACATCATCTTCCCGGAAAAAGACACGGCCCTGTCCATGGCAAGACAACTGGACAACCCCAACCTTATAGATTATCTGCCGTTTATGGAAGGGTATGGCATAATTGAGCTTCCCGTGCCTGGAAAATTTGTGGGCAAAACGCTTAAACAAATTAACCTGACCAATAGATACGGTGTTCAGATCGTCGCCATAAAAGGCCTGGACGCCGAACATACACGGTTCTCCCCCCATGCCGATCACATTCTGAACCAAGGCGAAATCCTGATTCTGCTCGGACCGGAGAAAGGTCTTGATACCCTGAAAACCGCCACCAAAAAATAA
- a CDS encoding TrkH family potassium uptake protein translates to MTLLYHKKTTRKGKILSPSRASMLSYALLILLGAILLLLPASTEKGHLGFIDALFTSASAVCVTGLIVVDTASTFTFFGKVVIISLIQAGGIGIMVLSTMFLLTLGKRVSMTGRQMLSETYSYGQGKNVYSLIKEIVIFTFIIELIGAALMLPDFLYRFPVGKALCYAAFHSVSAFCNAGFSLFPDSFTQYDGSWLINLDICFLIITGGIGFIVMAEIRQKCSFSKGWRSKLSLHTRLTLTATLILLTGSTLLFFVLEWSNTLKDMPLHTKFLTSFFQAVNTRTAGFNTLDIGSLANETLFISILLMFVGTAPGSCGGGVKVTTISAIAILGYSRFRGQEHPHIFYRRISDASISKAVSLILISMLVIVISVVLLQQTEIGGISHNLTRGSFLEIFYEVVSAFGTVGLSTGITSGFSGLGKLIIICIMFIGRLGPMGIAIAVSKKGKPSKFSYAQENIMIG, encoded by the coding sequence ATGACGTTGCTGTACCATAAAAAAACCACCCGGAAAGGGAAAATTTTGTCCCCGAGCCGGGCCTCCATGCTCAGTTATGCCCTGTTGATACTGCTTGGCGCGATTTTACTTCTTTTGCCCGCATCCACTGAAAAAGGACATTTGGGCTTTATTGATGCACTTTTCACATCAGCTTCCGCCGTGTGCGTCACAGGGCTGATCGTGGTGGACACCGCGTCAACATTTACCTTTTTCGGAAAAGTAGTCATTATATCGCTGATCCAGGCCGGCGGCATCGGCATCATGGTGTTGTCAACCATGTTCCTGCTCACCCTTGGCAAACGGGTGAGCATGACCGGCCGGCAGATGCTCTCGGAGACCTACAGTTACGGCCAGGGAAAAAATGTATATTCACTGATTAAAGAGATAGTGATCTTTACATTTATCATTGAGCTGATTGGAGCGGCATTGATGCTGCCGGATTTTCTTTACAGGTTCCCTGTGGGCAAAGCCCTCTGCTATGCGGCGTTCCATTCGGTCAGTGCGTTCTGCAACGCAGGATTTTCCCTGTTTCCGGACAGTTTCACCCAATATGACGGCAGCTGGCTGATCAACCTTGATATCTGCTTTCTTATTATCACCGGCGGGATCGGGTTTATTGTCATGGCGGAAATCCGGCAAAAATGTTCATTTTCAAAAGGCTGGCGGTCAAAACTCAGCCTGCATACACGGCTTACGCTGACTGCGACATTGATACTGCTGACCGGCAGCACGCTGCTCTTTTTTGTCCTGGAATGGTCCAACACACTTAAGGATATGCCCCTGCACACCAAATTTCTGACCTCTTTTTTCCAAGCCGTGAATACCCGTACGGCCGGATTCAATACCCTTGATATTGGCAGCCTGGCTAATGAAACGCTTTTTATCAGCATTCTTCTGATGTTTGTGGGCACAGCCCCCGGCTCCTGCGGCGGCGGGGTCAAGGTAACGACAATATCCGCCATCGCCATCCTGGGATATTCCAGATTCCGGGGACAGGAACATCCCCATATTTTTTACCGCAGGATATCTGATGCAAGTATATCAAAGGCGGTGAGCCTTATTCTTATCAGTATGCTGGTGATTGTCATCAGCGTGGTGCTGCTCCAGCAGACGGAAATCGGCGGTATCTCCCATAATCTGACCCGGGGCTCCTTTCTTGAAATTTTTTATGAAGTGGTCAGTGCCTTTGGCACCGTGGGACTGTCCACCGGTATTACATCCGGATTTTCAGGACTTGGCAAACTGATTATTATATGTATCATGTTCATCGGACGCTTAGGCCCCATGGGCATTGCCATTGCAGTAAGCAAAAAAGGCAAACCAAGTAAATTTTCCTATGCCCAGGAAAATATAATGATCGGTTAA
- a CDS encoding nitroreductase family protein has protein sequence MNFDQITKTRRSINFFDPEKKVPQDLIKKMVELAGNTPSSFNLQPWNLIILQDREQKEKLKALAWDQPKVVEAPVTMIVLADKEGWKQGHPGFERTWQEMVKTGMPETQRDWFLNATSSLYNWSPDANLAFAAKNAGFFGMSLMYAAVSLGLDSHPMDGFDHEGVKEAFNIPGRYWIPLLLAVGYKKPGLVLDPPKWRKAYEDIVVEF, from the coding sequence ATGAACTTTGATCAAATTACTAAAACCAGACGGTCCATCAACTTTTTTGACCCTGAAAAAAAAGTCCCCCAAGACCTGATTAAAAAAATGGTGGAACTGGCCGGAAATACTCCGTCCAGCTTTAATCTCCAGCCCTGGAACCTGATTATTCTTCAAGACAGAGAGCAGAAAGAAAAGCTCAAAGCCCTGGCCTGGGACCAGCCGAAAGTCGTTGAAGCCCCGGTAACCATGATTGTGCTGGCAGATAAGGAGGGATGGAAACAGGGCCATCCCGGATTTGAACGAACCTGGCAGGAGATGGTTAAAACCGGCATGCCCGAGACGCAACGGGATTGGTTCCTAAACGCCACAAGCAGCTTATATAATTGGAGCCCGGATGCCAACCTGGCTTTTGCTGCCAAAAACGCGGGATTCTTTGGCATGAGCCTGATGTATGCCGCCGTAAGTTTGGGGCTTGATTCCCATCCCATGGACGGATTTGACCATGAGGGCGTAAAAGAAGCATTTAACATCCCTGGCAGATACTGGATTCCATTGCTGCTTGCCGTGGGATACAAAAAGCCCGGGCTTGTACTTGATCCGCCTAAATGGCGCAAGGCCTATGAAGATATCGTTGTTGAATTTTAA
- the yciA gene encoding acyl-CoA thioester hydrolase YciA, with amino-acid sequence MKDKQQPQGDLLLRTQTMPADTNPNGDIFGGWVLSQMDIAGSILAKEFTCGRVVTIAVEGMKFIEPIQVGDIFCCYGYVEKIGNTSITVKLEVWVKPILTEACGVERFKVTEARFVYVAIDDNHKKRQIPKK; translated from the coding sequence ATGAAAGATAAACAACAGCCCCAAGGAGACCTGCTTCTTCGAACCCAGACAATGCCGGCAGATACAAACCCCAACGGCGACATTTTTGGGGGATGGGTCCTGTCCCAGATGGATATTGCAGGAAGTATCCTGGCCAAAGAGTTTACGTGTGGACGTGTTGTAACCATTGCCGTGGAAGGTATGAAATTTATCGAGCCCATTCAGGTGGGAGATATCTTTTGTTGCTATGGTTACGTGGAAAAAATAGGAAACACCTCAATTACAGTGAAGCTCGAAGTGTGGGTCAAACCTATACTGACGGAGGCCTGCGGTGTGGAGCGTTTTAAAGTTACTGAAGCCAGATTCGTGTATGTTGCTATTGATGATAACCACAAAAAAAGGCAAATTCCCAAAAAATAA